TGGGAATTGCCGAAATCGTAAAAGTTAGGAATAGGAAAGTATATACTCGTAATTAGCAGAAATACTCGACTATCAATAAGTAGATACATATCTACATGCCGGAAATCTTATAGATATGACAAGCAATAATATCACTTTTTAGAAGGAAAACTACTTAGAAAAACACTTATGCAATTATGGAAAGTAAAAACAGAAAACTACCTGTTATATCGGCTTCAACACAttttatacgagtacatactgTGTAATGTAAAGAtttatatgaacaaaatttagaaaatttgacTCACTGAAAAGGAAAACTGAAACAAGTACaactttgtcaaaaaaaaataaaaaaatggtatactCATGCTGTACTTTATATGGACACTTTTCTGTTGCAAAAATGCTATTGGACCGTGGTATTATAAGCCTTTATACTAACAAAATACGGctgttttcatttctatttgtTGCCTTTTTATCGTGCACGTATTAAATTATAGGTTGTCGCTGCAGATACGCTTAAATTTATGGAAATCAACAAATCTTATGCGCCAATTGTTATTCATGGATTTTCAGTGGGTGCTTATCAATTGGGCGAAGTGATGTTACAAATGGCTCGTGACATGGAACGGTATAtacaaatttggaattttataaatCTATTACGTAAGGTTTCCTCTGAGCTAAcagtattaaaaatttgaattttggcaGATCAATTAAagtctctgccatgaaaaagctcctcctaaaaaaccatctgtagttcggaggcgacataaaacttggcacccaataaagggtgtaagcaccagttatatgtatatacacatatattctgtagaatgtatatatattatatatatatagacatatcttatatataatatatacgtatGCATATATTATAAGGGAATGTTGTAGCTATGATGCTATGGCAAAATGActaatgtaataataaaaaaatgagtcaAGTTTgtcaaattgaataaatacagattttttttaatttctagttACTCACAAGTCTTGGATAGAATTGCTTGTCAAATTTGGGATAGTGCTGCTGATATTACAGAAATCCCAATTGGCGTGCCAAAGTCGATATTTCCGAAAAATCCCCGCATGCAAAGTGCGCTACGTAACTATATGTTGTAAGTTATTTAGAAACAAACGTACATTAATTACTATAGTTACATTATATtcacctatgtacatatgttctatttgcaaaaatatttaaaacacgcATTTTTCTAAATAGATACCACATGAAGACATTCCACAATCAAGCCACAATCCATTATATGCGATCCAGCCAAATGTTTCATTCTACATTGGTTAAACAGCCAGCATTATTTTTTGTATCGGAGAATGATCCAATTGGACCACCTTCGTCGAATCAAGCGGTACGTGAAAATTGGGAACGCGCCAACATCAAagtttcattcaaatgttgggaACGTTCACAGCATGCAGCACATTTCGTGAGGCACCGGGAGGAGTATTTGGAATGCCTTTTAAAGCACCTTCAAAGTTGCGGGGTAATCGAGAGCGTTGGCTTAAAAACTCGagctaaattataaaaacagaAAGGAACTAAAATGCTAATATTAcgattttaaagaatttaatttaatagagtAAATAGAGACTTGTTACATAATATTTAatactatttcttttttactaaatataaaaaaaagagtttataTGGAATCACTAGCAAACCCGgtccgcttcgctgggcacactaaaatagaatagacatggtttagaacagaaaagatgtggctttcatattatttaattctttatctttattcaagcgttttggcataaacaatattttttgtttttgtatttgtttttgagtaaatatataatgttgttggaTTCCCAACGTacagttgaccatgggtgaatactggttcttctaaattcatcccgcatatttctaaagttcgcccttgtgatttattgatagttattgcaaatgctaaacgaatgggcagttgcaaacgcttgtattcaaatggcaattcaggtggaatccttggaattctcggtattagaacgtcttcattcttgaatttgccaattaaaatagttgcttcgataacattattcatcaatcgtttgactacaaGTCTAGTTccgttacataattttggatgattaataTTCCGAAGCATAATAATGGTTGCACCGACTTTTAATTGCAAATAATGTGGCGGAAATCCAGATATATccaatgaattcaaa
The sequence above is drawn from the Anastrepha obliqua isolate idAnaObli1 chromosome 4, idAnaObli1_1.0, whole genome shotgun sequence genome and encodes:
- the LOC129243870 gene encoding uncharacterized protein LOC129243870 isoform X2, translating into MATWKNRRFLSTREITKNMTFFTNEPFNSEVDPKTLEFKKPSRNPLVLIMAWLMASQKHLRKYAQIYTDMGFDVMAVHVTPWQLLWPVKGTQVVAADTLKFMEINKSYAPIVIHGFSVGAYQLGEVMLQMARDMERYSQVLDRIACQIWDSAADITEIPIGVPKSIFPKNPRMQSALRNYMLYHMKTFHNQATIHYMRSSQMFHSTLVKQPALFFVSENDPIGPPSSNQAVRENWERANIKVSFKCWERSQHAAHFVRHREEYLECLLKHLQSCGVIESVGLKTRAKL